One Littorina saxatilis isolate snail1 linkage group LG14, US_GU_Lsax_2.0, whole genome shotgun sequence genomic region harbors:
- the LOC138947808 gene encoding uncharacterized protein, translating to MDTNAQDLQDLVPDRTPLGRGKRSRKQQCKEAAKARWQAKNADENTIGEVLEHTIFASGDADISNDLLADDNNGIVPLPAEQPCTARRKLDVMKDDVAAADETDSDKERCFIELKNLKSLFSAVACGECGGTLSVCFGDKMGYSREIRLACEDCTFTKQQHSCSRLDGSNNITMGFDVNNSIVMCFNELGCGEAALRKFSAIMSIPGLSHNTYRRISKKVGGAHREVTANVLQAAVQAVHDANAHGDPDFDNGDNSDEGGDAECAANDGDSSDSANVDSDDDSSHSGSTASTARRDSDDEGEGRH from the exons ATGGATACAAACGCTCAAGATTTGCAAGATTTAGTGCCAGACAGGACTCCGCTTGGTCGGGGAAAACGTTCACGCAAGCAGCAGTGCAAAGAAGCAGCCAAGGCTCGCTGGCAAGCGAAAAATGCTGACGAGAACACGATCGGCGAAGTTCTGGAACATACCATTTTTGCAAGTGGAGATGCTGATATCTCGAACGATCTGCTTGCTGATGACAACAATGGAATTGTACCTTTACCAGCTGAACAACCGTGTACTGCCAGACGAAAACTGGATGTTATGAAAGACGACGTTGCTGCAGCTGACGAAACGGACAGTGACAAAGAGCGGTGCTTCATTGAGTTGAAAAATTTGAAGTCTCTGTTTTCGGCGGTCGCTTGTGGCGAGTGTGGTGGGACCCTGTCGGTGTGCTTTGGTGACAAGATGGGATATTCAAGAGAAATAAGACTGGCTTGTGAG GATTGCACCTTCACGAAGCAGCAGCATTCATGTAGCCGACTTGATGGGAGCAACAACATCACTATGGGGTTTGACGTCAACAACTCCATTGTCATGTGCTTCAACGAGTTAGGATGTGGCGAGGCAGCTCTTCGGAAGTTCTCTGCCATCATGTCGATTCCAGGATTGTCGCACAACACCTATCGGCGTATCTCCAAGAAGGTGGGTGGTGCACACAGAGAGGTGACTGCAAATGTCTTGCAGGCAGCTGTTCAAGCTGTGCATGATGCCAATGCACATGGCGACCCGGACTTTGACAACGGTGACAACAGTGACGAAGGTGGTGACGCAGAGTGTGCAGCTAATGATGGTGACAGCAGCGACTCTGCAAATGTTGACAGTGACGACGACAGTAGTCATAGTGGCTCTACTGCTAGCACAGCAAGAAGAGACAGTGATGATGAAGGTGAGGGTCGGCATTGA